A single window of Carassius auratus strain Wakin chromosome 9, ASM336829v1, whole genome shotgun sequence DNA harbors:
- the galnt5 gene encoding polypeptide N-acetylgalactosaminyltransferase 5, whose amino-acid sequence MKFRKYLRGSGRVLAFVFIASVIWLLFDIAALRISFISDLNPDLKQREIELKQGRRKDNVKDVLKQPLQNVNIDKKEFLKNSNRFERKVDKVYRKRPMARPTNQVELKQDKRLNPMSMADKSFVKQNEVINQSKVNLIVNSLAKGTIISIPEKINKTKTVINVKVKNITTKINKIKAAFNEQADANLDIKAHILTKALPTVQEKMHPPAFKEDSVKKVHNINGTVVMPNNEVHVDAGLQRNLSNELLKPADGDKPKNIIENSEKHGNTFNKTKPDIIQKPSELKDQNPAEEANRVPHSTSVQVRRSGGHHKVMALDVTDRPRDPRAVGQFGQPARVPRDKELESRRRWSEGFFNVFLSEQIPLDRAIPDTRPQICSENIVHDDLPSTSVIFCFVDEVWSTLLRSVHSVLNRSPPHLLKEIILVDDCSSKDYLKEQLDVYMSQFPKVRIIRLKERQGLIRARIAGAASATGEVLTFLDSHVECNVGWLEPLLERVYLDRKKVVCPVIEVISDKDMSYMLVDNFQRGIFRWPLVFGWSALPEEYIRKNQIKDSDPIRCPVMAGGLFSIDKSYFYELGAYDPGLDVWGGENMEISFKIWMCGGEIEIIPCSRVGHIFRGDNPYKFPKDRVKTVERNLARVAEVWLDDYKELFYGHGYHHLLDKRVTDIGNLTEQIELRKKLQCKSFKWYLENVYPDLDAPLVKAEGLIFNVGTRKCLVFEKDILFFDKCDLTNKSQHFSYTWLRMVRQNTSCLAPQEKEIIMEPCDSTKPHLRWMHKSGKGLTEHVMMEGHSQPICLEAGVKADSIFLKDCDTVNTFQKWQFTHYYAE is encoded by the exons atgaaatttagGAAGTATTTAAGGGGCAGTGGGAGGGTCTTGGCTTTTGTGTTTATCGCGTCTGTAATATGGCTCCTTTTTGACATCGCAGCATTGCGGATATCTTTCATCAGTGATTTGAATCCGGATCTCAAACAGAGAGAGATTGAACTAAAACAGGGAAGGAGGAAAGACAATGTAAAGGATGTGCTCAAACAACCACTGCAAAATGTAAACATAGACAAAAAGGAGTTTTTAAAAAACAGCAACCGCTTTGAACGGAAAGTTGATAAAGTTTACAGAAAGAGGCCAATGGCGAGGCCCACAAATCAAGTGGAGTTAAAACAAGACAAACGTTTGAATCCAATGTCTATGGCTGACAAGTCTTTTGTGAAACAAAATGAGGTAATTAACCAAAGTAAAGTGAATCTAATTGTGAATTCACTTGCGAAGGGAACAATTATTAGCATCcctgaaaaaataaacaagacaaaaacagttATTAATGTCAAAGTGAAGAATATAACCACAAAGATAAACAAAATAAAGGCTGCTTTTAATGAACAGGCAGACGCAAATTTAGATATCAAAGCACATATACTTACTAAAGCACTGCCTACTGTCCAGGAGAAAATGCATCCTCCTGCATTTAAAGAAGACAGTGTGAAGAAAGTACATAATATTAATGGCACAGTAGTGATGCCAAATAATGAAGTACATGTAGATGCGGGTTTGCAAAGGAACTTGAGTAATGAATTGTTGAAACCAGCAGATGGTGATAAACCAAAGAACATTATTGAAAATTCAGAAAAACATGGCAATActttcaacaaaacaaaaccagataTTATTCAAAAACCAAGTGAACTTAAGGATCAGAACCCAGCTGAGGAGGCAAACAGAGTACCGCATTCTACAAGTGTTCAGGTGAGGAGGTCAGGAGGGCATCATAAGGTTATGGCCCTAGATGTGACAGACAGGCCCAGAGATCCCAGGGCAGTCGGACAGTTTGGCCAGCCTGCAAGAGTTCCCAGAGATAAAGAACTGGAGAGTCGAAGACGCTGGAGTGAAGGATTTTTTAATGTATTCCTGAGTGAACAGATACCACTAGACAGAGCCATCCCAGACACCAGACCTCAAAT ATGTTCGGAAAACATCGTTCATGATGACCTGCCCAGTACCAGTGTAATCTTCTGTTTTGTGGACGAAGTTTGGTCCACTCTGCTACGCTCGGTGCACAGTGTACTCAACAGGTCTCCTCCACACCTGCTCAAAGAGATCATTCTGGTGGACGACTGCAGCTCCAAAG ACTACTTGAAGGAGCAGTTGGATGTTTATATGTCTCAATTCCCTAAAGTACGAATCATCCGTCTGAAAGAGAGACAAGGCCTAATCAGAGCCAGAATCGCAGGGGCTGCCTCTGCTACTG GTGAAGTGTTGACATTCCTGGACTCTCATGTTGAGTGTAATGTGGGTTGGCTGGAGCCACTGTTAGAAAGAGTTTACCTGGACCGCAAAAAAGTGGTCTGTCCTGTTATTGAGGTCATCAGTGATAAGGACATGAG TTACATGCTTGTTGATAACTTCCAAAGAGGCATTTTCAGATGGCCGCTGGTGTTTGGCTGGAGTGCACTACCAGAGGAATATATTAGAAAGAATCAAATCAAGGATTCAGACCCCATTAG GTGTCCTGTTATGGCAGGGGGTCTTTTCTCTATTGACAAGAGCTATTTCTATGAACTGGGGGCATATGATCCAGGCCTGGATGTATGGGGTGGAGAAAATATGGAAATCTCTTTTAAG ATCTGGATGTGTGGAGGTGAGATTGAAATCATCCCCTGCTCACGTGTCGGCCACATCTTCCGTGGTGATAACCCTTACAAGTTCCCTAAAGATCGTGTGAAGACAGTCGAGAGAAACCTGGCCAGGGTTGCAGAGGTGTGGCTGGATGACTATAAAGAGCTGTTTTATGGCCATGGCTACCATCATCTGCTGGACAAACGTGTGACTGATATAGGAAACCTGACAGAACAGATTGAGCTGAGAAAAAAACTACAGTGTAAAAGCTTTAAATGGTACTTGGAGAATGTCTACCCAGACCTTGACGCCCCTCTTGTCAAAGCAGAAGGGCTG atTTTCAATGTTGGAACCAGAAAATGTTTGGTGTTTgaaaaagacattttattttttgataagtgTGATCTCACAAATAAG AGTCAACACTTCAGCTACACCTGGTTAAGGATGGTTCGACAGAACACTTCCTGTTTGGCTCCTCAGGAAAAAGAGATTATCATGGAACCGTGTGACAGCACAAAGCCACATCTCCGCTGGATGCACAAGTCTGGTAAAGGTTTG ACAGAGCATGTGATGATGGAGGGTCATTCCCAACCCATTTGCCTGGAAGCTGGAGTTAAAGCTGACAGCATCTTCCTTAAGGACTGTGATACTGTCAATACTTTTCAGAAATGGCAGTTTACACACTACTATGCTGAGTGA
- the LOC113109153 gene encoding cytohesin-interacting protein-like — MTSNKNFKAPLKQLSSLDSYIIENSQKKKNILWRRCSFNSTKNSNTEEIRDGTLSRRKLHRTYSASLVDYTDPQRTMVILEKQDNEAFGFEVQTYGLKVKNSSIVEMCTFVCSVQDGSAAETAGLTAGDIILSVNGVSIEGSTHQHIIELIRESTNMLKLETVSGNVVKRIELEKKMRYLKQTLREKWVELQSLTLQEKRLTRGNLNESAQHLSVDSLLSLSSPTGRSGHRFSSDSSCRSIMTDDSEDAAFMSSVFDVSSPISPTEPNEGFFRLEGGALRPLTRTRSISLTSSNSSLSPSWENSSSSMFGTLPRRGRKSSVRKHILKFIPGLNHSVEEEEGS; from the exons ATGACATccaacaaaaactttaaagcaccTTTAAAACAGCTGAGCAGCCTGGACAGCTACATAATCGAAAActctcaaaagaagaaaaacatactGTGGCGACGGTGTTCATTTAATAGTACCAAAAATTCGAATACTGAGGAGATCAGAGATGGGACATTATCACGCAGAAAG CTGCACAGAACATACTCTGCATCTCTAGTGGATTACACTGATCCTCAGAG AACCATGGTTATATTGGAGAAACAAGACAATGAAGCCTTTGGATTTGAAGTTCAG ACGTATGGTCTCAAGGTGAAGAACAGCAGTATTGTGGAGATGTGTACATTTGTTTGCAGTGTGCAGGATGGCAGTGCAGCCGAAACTGCAGGTTTGACTGCTG GTGACATTATATTGTCAGTAAATGGAGTCAGTATTGAGGGGTCTACCCACCAGCACATTATTGAGTTGATTCGAGAATCCACTAACATGCTGAA GCTGGAGACGGTCAGTGGGAATGTTGTGAAAAGAATTGAATTAGAGAAAAAGATGCGCTATCTTAAG CAAACTCTTCGTGAGAAATGGGTGGAACTGCAATCTCTAACACTTCAGGAAAAGCGTCTTACTcgag GTAATCTGAATGAGAGTGCTCAACATTTGTCTGTTGACTCCCTGCTGTCTCTCTCATCTCCAACTGGCCGCTCTGGGCATCGTTTTTCCAGTGACAGCAGTTGCCGCAGCATAATGACAGATGACAGTGAGGATGCAGCCTTCATGTCGTCAGTATTTGATGTCTCAAGTCCAATTAGCCCAACTGAGCCAAATGAAGGCTTCTTCCGGCTGGAAGGGGGGGCATTGCGACCCTTGACAAGAACACGCAGCATTAGCCTGACCAGCAGTAACAGTTCACTCTCTCCGAGCTGGGAAAATTCATCTTCATCCATGTTTGGGACACTGCCAAGGAGAGGCAGAAAAAGTAGCGTCCGCAAGCACATTCTAAAGTTCATACCGGGACTGAATCACTCCGTAGAGGAAGAAGAGGGTAGCTAA